Proteins found in one Oryza glaberrima chromosome 4, OglaRS2, whole genome shotgun sequence genomic segment:
- the LOC127771586 gene encoding probable LRR receptor-like serine/threonine-protein kinase At1g63430, with product MRHCWGGASSVLRLLLALQCGVVVVVLQCSANALGSDVSALIAFKRAIIEDPRSALADWSDADGNACDWHGVICSSPQGSVISLKLSNSSLKGFIAPELGQLSFLQELYLDRNMLFGTIPKQLGSLRNLRVLDLGVNRLTGPIPPELAGLSSVSVINFHSNGLTGNIPSELGKLQNLVQLRLDRNRLKGSIPGSNGSGFSPTANSGSTAHNGLCPSPRLNVGDFSYNFLVGKIPPCLKYLPRSSFQGNCLQDEYSVRQRAFQICISGSPAGQRGGVKGFKHPTSDHKHERSPQPTWLLVLEISTGILLLVFVITGAITASRSCKLKPSIRISSWNRSKSWSDEITVLIDSDMLKSLPKLSRQELEVACEDFSNIIGSSPETVVYKGTMKDGPEVSVISLCAFEGHWTSQHELFYQNKVIDLARLNHENIAKFLGYCRESDPFSRMLVFEYASNGTLFEHLHYGEGAQLSWLRRMKIAIGIAQGLRYLHTELQPPFAISELNSNSVYVTEDFTPKLVDFECWKMMFTKQKHEKAPGRINNKSSFPGHLDSSEDKQADIQGNTFAFGVILLEIISGRLPYCKDKGYLIDWAIKYLQQSEEIGKLVDPELTNVRTEDLEVICSVVSRCIDPDPSKRPSMQIITGVLENGIDLSAAAILKESSLAWAELALAL from the exons ATGAGGCATTGTTGGGGCGGTGCTTCCTCCgtcctccggctcctcctcgCGTTGCAGtgcggggtggtggtggtggtgttgcagTGCTCGGCGAATGCGTTGGGCAGTGACG TCTCGGCGCTCATCGCGTTCAAGCGCGCAATCATCGAGGACCCCCGGTCGGCGCTCGCGGACTGGAGCGATGCGGACGGGAACGCCTGCGACTGGCACGGGGTGATCTGCTCCTCGCCGCAGGGCTCCGTGATCTCCCT GAAGCTGTCAAACTCGTCGCTGAAGGGATTTATCGCGCCTGAACTTGGACAGCTGAGCTTCTTGCAAGAGCT GTATTTGGATCGCAACATGCTTTTTGGGACAATTCCGAAACAGCTAGGTTCACTGAGGAACCTTAGGGTCTTGGATTTGGGTGTTAATAGGCTTACTGGTCCTATACCTCCTGAGCTGGCTGGATTGAGCAGCGTAAGCGTAAT AAACTTTCATTCCAATGGGTTGACTGGGAATATACCTTCAGAGCTGGGCAAGCTACAGAATCTTGTTCAGCTGAGGTTGGACAGAAATAGACTGAAAGGATCAATTCCTGGAAGCAATGGTTCTGGTTTTTCTCCTACGGCCAATAGTGG ATCCACGGCTCACAATGGGCTATGCCCTTCTCCTCGATTAAATGTTGGAGATTTCTCATACAACTTTCTTGTTGGAAAAATCCCACCGTGCTTGAAGTATCTTCCAAG GTCAAGTTTCCAAGGGAACTGCTTACAGGACGAGTACTCTGTCCGGCAGCGGGCTTTCCAAATTTGTATAA GTGGTTCTCCGGCTGGCCAGCGAGGTGGCGTAAAGGGATTCAAGCATCCCACCTCTGACCATAAACATGAAAGATCACCACAACCAACATGGCTTCTCGTTTTAGAAATTTCAACTGGTATTCTTCTGCTTGTATTTGTGATCACTGGTGCAATTACTGCTTCCAGAAGTTGCAAGCTAAAGCCATCGATAAGAATATCCTCGTGGAACAGATCAAAAAGTTGGAGTGATGAGATAACAGTGCTGATCG ATTCTGATATGCTGAAAAGCCTGCCAAAGTTAAGTCGCCAAGAGCTTGAAGTAGCTTGTGAGGATTTTAGCAACATTATTGGTTCATCTCCTGAGACAGTAGTGTACAAAGGAACCATGAAGGATGGACCTGAGGTTTCTGTCATATCATTATGTGCCTTTGAAGGTCATTGGACTAGCCAACATGAACTATTTTACCAAAACAAG GTTATTGACCTGGCAAGGTTGAATCATGAGAACATAGCAAAATTTCTGGGCTATTGCAGAGAAAGTGACCCATTCTCCAGGATGCTAGTGTTTGAATACGCATCAAATGGGACCCTGTTTGAGCACCTACACT ATGGAGAAGGAGCTCAGTTATCTTGGCTCAGACGAATGAAAATAGCCATTGGCATCGCGCAGGGTCTAAGATACCTGCATACCGAGTTGCAGCCTCCATTTGCTATCTCTGAGCTGAATTCCAACTCTGTATATGTTACTGAAGATTTTACTCCAAAG CTGGTTGATTTTGAGTGCTGGAAAATGATGTTCACCAAACAAAAACATGAGAAGGCTCCTGGCCGCATCAATAACAAATCCTCTTTCCCTGGCCACTTGGATTCTTCAGAGGACAAACAAGCAGACATACAAGGCAATACATTTGCTTTTGGAGTGATTTTGCTGGAGATCATCAGTGGACGGCTTCCTTATTGCAAGGACAAAGGCTATTTGATTGACTGG GCCATCAAGTATCTGCAGCAGTCAGAGGAGATCGGTAAGCTTGTCGATCCTGAGCTGACCAATGTCAGAACAGAGGATCTCGAGGTGATCTGCAGCGTAGTGAGCCGCTGCATCGACCCTGATCCATCCAAGAGACCATCGATGCAGATCATCACAGGAGTTCTGGAGAACGGGATCGACTTGTCGGCAGCCGCCATCCTGAAGGAATCCTCTCTAGCATGGGCTGAGCTCGCCCTGGCGTTGTAG